Proteins from one Mycobacterium sp. EPa45 genomic window:
- a CDS encoding ATP-binding protein, with protein MWSLWSSLVRSGRSLAGQFLAFQLLVVAVVLVAVAAVSIAQSTKEFRDVRGQRMIAVAENVASTPLVRDRYGDPFASQILAPDVDRAIALSGAGLAEIIDPSGRVRVSTDPSRVGRNADFGPSRVVEGRAWFGDLDIDGTHTLAGQVPILSTDGTVLSVVSVSEPYPSVWQLLSGAGERLLAYLGLGAALGLVASWLLSRRIKRHTRGLEVAEIAGLAEHREALLHSIREGVIGVNTDGVITVVNDSAQDLLGIGADAVNRLVRDAGIDPAVADFLVSGEDGHDVVIATPNRVLALNRRAATSQGQRIGTVTTMRDSTELASMQGQLSSHKSVTDTLRAQTHEFANQLHTISGLVQLGEYDSVRDLVGALTRRRAEIDAAVTQHISDPAVAALLIAKTTLAAESGVSLQLADDSHLTALSPALATDVITVLGNLIDNAVDVSEGTAASRVTVRIDDADGLTIEVADSGPGVPQDLRLQIFSRGVTSKPDVPGGRGIGLALVRLITAQHGGTAEVHDATGGGALFVARLPRIVSVSHA; from the coding sequence TTGTGGTCGTTGTGGTCATCGCTGGTACGTAGCGGCCGTAGCCTCGCGGGCCAGTTCCTCGCCTTCCAGTTGCTTGTGGTGGCGGTCGTGTTGGTCGCGGTGGCGGCGGTGTCGATCGCCCAGTCGACCAAGGAATTCCGTGACGTGCGCGGGCAGCGAATGATCGCCGTCGCCGAGAACGTGGCGTCGACACCGCTCGTGCGGGACCGGTACGGCGACCCCTTCGCGTCCCAGATCCTGGCGCCGGATGTCGACCGGGCGATCGCGCTGTCCGGGGCCGGCCTCGCCGAAATTATCGATCCCTCAGGGCGGGTGCGGGTGTCCACCGATCCGTCGCGCGTAGGGCGTAACGCGGACTTCGGCCCGTCAAGGGTCGTCGAGGGCAGGGCCTGGTTCGGCGACCTGGACATCGACGGCACCCACACATTGGCCGGCCAGGTCCCCATCCTGTCCACCGACGGCACCGTGTTGTCGGTGGTGTCGGTCAGCGAGCCCTACCCCTCGGTGTGGCAACTCCTCAGCGGCGCGGGTGAGCGGCTCCTGGCGTACCTGGGTCTCGGAGCGGCGCTGGGACTGGTCGCCTCCTGGTTGTTGTCCCGGCGGATCAAACGCCACACCCGCGGTCTGGAGGTCGCCGAGATCGCCGGGCTGGCCGAACATCGAGAAGCGTTGCTGCACAGCATTCGTGAGGGTGTGATCGGGGTGAACACCGACGGGGTGATCACGGTGGTCAACGACAGCGCCCAGGATCTGCTGGGCATCGGCGCCGACGCCGTCAACCGCCTGGTCCGCGACGCCGGCATCGACCCGGCCGTGGCCGACTTCCTGGTATCCGGCGAGGACGGGCACGACGTCGTCATCGCCACGCCGAATCGGGTGCTGGCGCTCAACCGCCGGGCCGCCACCAGCCAGGGTCAGCGCATCGGTACGGTCACCACCATGCGCGACAGCACCGAGCTGGCGTCGATGCAGGGCCAGCTGTCCTCGCACAAGAGCGTGACCGACACGCTGCGCGCGCAGACCCACGAATTCGCCAACCAACTGCACACCATCTCCGGGCTGGTCCAACTTGGCGAGTACGACTCGGTACGGGATCTGGTGGGCGCGCTGACGCGCCGCCGGGCCGAGATCGACGCTGCTGTCACACAGCACATTTCGGATCCCGCCGTGGCCGCGCTGCTGATCGCGAAAACCACTCTGGCCGCCGAGAGCGGCGTGTCGCTTCAACTGGCCGACGACTCGCACCTGACGGCGCTGAGCCCGGCACTGGCGACCGACGTCATCACCGTGCTGGGGAACCTGATCGACAACGCCGTCGACGTCTCGGAAGGCACCGCGGCATCCCGTGTCACCGTGCGAATCGATGACGCCGACGGCCTCACCATCGAGGTCGCCGACTCCGGACCCGGTGTGCCGCAAGACCTTCGCTTGCAGATCTTCTCCCGTGGCGTGACGTCGAAGCCTGACGTCCCTGGCGGTCGTGGAATCGGCCTGGCGCTGGTGCGGCTGATCACCGCTCAACACGGCGGTACTGCCGAGGTGCACGACGCCACCGGCGGCGGCGCGTTGTTCGTCGCACGGCTGCCCCGGATCGTGTCGGTGAGTCATGCGTGA
- a CDS encoding response regulator, translating into MREVLVVDDDFMVADIHRRFVDRIQGFRTVEVAHTGAAALDAARTVRPDLILLDVYLPDMTGLQVLQTLRAEGDPVGVIMITAARELDTVTGALDGGAADYLIKPFEFEQLKAKLASFAARADALGAGHGIDQSFVDTLFGHSPTSGDAPPMPKGLGAETARLVLDAVRGAGELSAAECADLVGISRVSARRYLEYFLTTGAVGLRLQYGAGRPERRYHMV; encoded by the coding sequence ATGCGTGAGGTACTGGTCGTCGACGACGATTTCATGGTCGCCGACATCCACCGGCGCTTCGTGGACCGCATCCAGGGCTTCCGCACCGTGGAGGTGGCCCATACCGGCGCCGCCGCACTCGACGCCGCCCGTACCGTGCGCCCGGATCTGATCCTGCTCGACGTCTACCTCCCCGACATGACCGGCCTGCAGGTGCTGCAGACCCTGCGCGCCGAAGGTGACCCGGTGGGCGTCATCATGATCACCGCCGCAAGGGAATTGGACACCGTCACCGGCGCCCTCGACGGCGGCGCAGCCGACTACCTGATCAAGCCGTTCGAGTTCGAGCAGCTGAAGGCCAAACTGGCGTCCTTCGCCGCCCGTGCCGATGCGCTGGGCGCCGGCCACGGCATCGACCAGAGCTTTGTCGACACCCTGTTCGGACACTCGCCCACATCCGGCGACGCACCGCCGATGCCCAAAGGGCTGGGCGCCGAAACCGCACGGCTGGTCCTCGACGCGGTACGCGGAGCCGGCGAGCTGTCGGCAGCCGAATGCGCTGACCTGGTGGGCATCTCCAGGGTCAGTGCACGCCGCTACCTCGAATACTTCCTGACCACCGGCGCGGTAGGACTGCGCTTGCAGTATGGCGCGGGGCGGCCTGAGCGCCGCTACCACATGGTGTAA